DNA from Castellaniella sp. MT123:
GATATAGGCCTGCTTGGCCGCGCCATGGACAAGGTGCGGCCCCATTCCGACCGCGTCGGCGAGCTCCAGCAGGCTGCCGCCACCCGGATGAAAGGAATCGGGCCCCGTCTCGATCAGAAAATCCCCGTGGCGCACCGTCCGGATCTTTCCACCCAGACGGTCCTGGGATTCCAGCATCACCCAGTCCAGCGGGACGCCGGACCGGTGGATTTCCTGGTGGATCCGGAATGCCGCGGACAACCCCGTGATGCCCCCGCCGATGATGGCCACCCTTCGTACGGCGCCGCTCATGCCGCGATTCGTTCCGTTTGGCCCAGCGAGCCGGCAACGGCATCGGCCAGGCACGAGATGAACCCGCGATCCGCATTGGGCATGGGGGGGCGCAGGTAACGGCCGCCGAGCGTCTCGATCAGAGAGCGGCATTCGATGTCGTCGTCGTAGAGGACCTCGAGGTGGTCGGATACGAAACCGATCGGGCAGACGATGAAATTGCGATAGGCCCCGCTGTCCCAGGCATCGCGGACGACGTCCCGGATATCGGGGCCCAGCCAGGGTTCCGGGGTTCGGCCAGCGCTTTGCCATGCGATCGCGTGATTGCCCACGCCCGCGGCAGCCGCGATCAGATCCGCGCTCTCGCGCACCTGCGTGGGATAGGGGTCCCCATCGAGCACCCGCATCGGCAGGCTATGGGCGGAAAACACCACGAGCGTCCGGCGTGATTCGGCGAGGGGCAGCGAAGACAGCAGCGTGCGGATGCGCGTCGCCCAGAACTGGATGAAGCCCGGTTGACGGTACCAGCCTGACACCGCCGGGCGCAGGGTCAGTCCCAGCGCCCCGGCCGCCTGAGCCGCCCGGTC
Protein-coding regions in this window:
- the hemH gene encoding ferrochelatase — its product is MSRKLVGILVMAYGTPDHIAELPAYYTHIRQGRPPSAAQLEELSARYQAIGGSSPLGRVTRAQADGLAAELQARFPDTGFRSVVGFKHARPFIEDAVETLVAQGIRTVIAVVMAPHDSGSGIRPYFDRAAQAAGALGLTLRPAVSGWYRQPGFIQFWATRIRTLLSSLPLAESRRTLVVFSAHSLPMRVLDGDPYPTQVRESADLIAAAAGVGNHAIAWQSAGRTPEPWLGPDIRDVVRDAWDSGAYRNFIVCPIGFVSDHLEVLYDDDIECRSLIETLGGRYLRPPMPNADRGFISCLADAVAGSLGQTERIAA